A window of the Providencia rettgeri genome harbors these coding sequences:
- a CDS encoding Filamin/ABP280 repeat — protein MGTGLKASVKLTDWSSAVESTGYAITVGDAAQSTSAVVVDNTTYVAGTDITVTVTLKDAEGNAVSGQASALTDSTVTVPNATQKASSNWVNNGDGTYTGTYVANTVGTGLKASVKLTDWSSAVESTGYAITVGDAAQSTSAVVVDNTTYVAGTDITVTVTLKDAEGNAVSGQASALTDSTVTVPNATQKANSNWVDNGDGTYTGTYVANTVGTGLKASVKLTDWSSAVESTGYAITVGDAVQSTSAVVVDNTTYVAGTDITVTVTLKDAEGNAVSGQASALTDTVTVPNATQKANSNWVDNGDGTYTGTYVANTVGTGLKASVKLTDWSSAVESTGYAITVGDAVQSTSAVVVDNTTYVAGTDITVTVTLKDAEGNAVSGQASALTDSTVTVPNATQKASSNWVNNGDGTYTGTYVANTVGTGLKASVKLTDWTSGVTSGTYAITVGDAAQSTSTVVVDNTTYVAGTDITVTVTLKDAEGNLVSGQASALTDTVTVPNATQKANSNWVDNGDGTYTGTYVANTTGTGLKAEVKLTDWNNAVISAPYAIEPDVNSANIELTWVNSMDLSLSNGTDLNEIEAVIKDANGNVIPEARFNVSLPNGLSLSGVSNPLTVDNDGILKFNVASTSFGKMEIKATVESSGNSSSTTVNFSPVNLTLTVNINN, from the coding sequence GTGGGCACGGGCTTAAAAGCCAGTGTGAAGTTGACGGATTGGTCAAGTGCTGTTGAGTCAACTGGGTATGCGATTACCGTCGGCGATGCGGCACAAAGTACCTCAGCGGTCGTGGTCGATAACACGACGTATGTGGCGGGAACCGATATCACGGTGACGGTGACGTTGAAAGACGCCGAAGGTAACGCGGTTAGCGGCCAGGCGTCAGCCTTAACCGATAGCACGGTGACGGTGCCGAATGCGACCCAGAAAGCCAGTAGCAACTGGGTGAACAATGGGGATGGCACGTACACCGGAACGTATGTGGCGAACACCGTGGGCACGGGCTTAAAAGCCAGTGTGAAGTTGACGGATTGGTCAAGTGCTGTTGAGTCAACTGGGTATGCGATTACCGTCGGCGATGCGGCACAAAGTACCTCAGCGGTCGTGGTCGATAACACGACGTATGTGGCGGGAACCGATATCACGGTGACGGTGACGTTGAAAGACGCTGAAGGTAACGCGGTTAGCGGCCAGGCGTCAGCCTTAACCGATAGCACGGTGACGGTGCCGAATGCGACCCAAAAAGCCAATAGCAACTGGGTGGACAATGGGGATGGCACGTACACCGGAACGTATGTGGCGAACACCGTGGGCACGGGCTTAAAAGCCAGTGTGAAGTTGACGGATTGGTCAAGTGCTGTTGAGTCAACTGGGTATGCGATTACCGTCGGCGATGCGGTACAAAGTACCTCAGCGGTCGTGGTCGATAACACGACGTATGTGGCGGGAACCGATATCACGGTGACGGTGACGTTGAAAGACGCTGAAGGTAACGCGGTTAGCGGCCAGGCGTCAGCATTAACCGATACGGTGACGGTGCCGAATGCGACCCAAAAAGCCAATAGCAACTGGGTGGACAATGGGGATGGCACGTACACCGGAACGTATGTGGCGAACACCGTGGGCACGGGCTTAAAAGCCAGTGTGAAGTTGACGGATTGGTCAAGTGCTGTTGAGTCAACTGGGTATGCGATTACCGTCGGCGATGCGGTACAAAGTACCTCAGCGGTCGTGGTCGATAACACGACGTATGTGGCGGGAACCGATATCACGGTGACGGTGACGTTGAAAGACGCCGAAGGTAACGCGGTTAGCGGCCAGGCGTCAGCCTTAACCGATAGCACGGTGACGGTGCCGAATGCGACCCAGAAAGCCAGTAGCAACTGGGTGAACAATGGGGATGGCACGTACACCGGAACGTATGTGGCGAACACCGTGGGCACGGGCTTAAAAGCCAGTGTGAAGTTGACGGATTGGACAAGCGGTGTGACCTCAGGGACATATGCGATTACCGTCGGTGATGCGGCACAAAGTACCTCAACAGTCGTGGTCGATAACACGACGTATGTGGCGGGAACGGATATCACGGTGACGGTGACGTTGAAAGACGCTGAAGGTAATTTAGTCAGCGGCCAAGCGTCAGCATTAACCGATACGGTAACGGTGCCGAATGCGACCCAAAAAGCCAATAGCAACTGGGTAGATAATGGTGATGGCACGTATACCGGCACCTATGTAGCCAATACTACCGGTACCGGTTTGAAAGCCGAGGTGAAACTGACGGATTGGAATAACGCCGTTATATCTGCACCGTATGCTATTGAGCCAGATGTTAATTCAGCTAATATTGAATTAACTTGGGTTAATTCAATGGATTTATCATTGTCTAATGGTACAGATTTAAATGAAATAGAAGCCGTAATTAAGGATGCTAATGGTAATGTTATCCCAGAGGCTAGATTTAACGTTAGTTTGCCTAATGGTTTGTCATTAAGTGGTGTTTCTAATCCGCTGACTGTCGATAATGATGGAATATTGAAATTTAATGTAGCAAGTACTTCTTTTGGCAAAATGGAGATAAAAGCGACAGTTGAATCATCAGGAAATTCATCATCGACAACGGTAAACTTTTCGCCAGTAAATCTAACGTTAACGGTTAATATTAATAATTAA
- a CDS encoding transcriptional repressor DicA — translation MAKNLALIRKQRQLTQLSLANMLDVQPRMVGRWEQGKSRPQFEYIIRLAQVLEVTIDHLVYGEQGPNKPAFDIKNKRLKELCRQVDELRPDEQDIICRFMDMAVKQNQLKQLIN, via the coding sequence TTGGCAAAAAACCTCGCACTCATCCGTAAGCAACGTCAGCTTACGCAACTGTCTCTGGCCAATATGTTGGATGTTCAGCCTCGAATGGTAGGACGATGGGAGCAAGGAAAATCCCGACCGCAATTTGAATATATCATCAGATTAGCGCAAGTCCTTGAAGTCACCATTGACCACCTTGTTTATGGTGAGCAAGGACCCAATAAGCCTGCGTTTGATATCAAAAACAAGCGGCTAAAAGAGCTTTGCAGACAAGTTGATGAACTGAGGCCCGATGAGCAAGATATTATTTGTCGTTTTATGGATATGGCAGTCAAACAAAATCAATTAAAACAACTCATTAATTAA